A DNA window from Hordeum vulgare subsp. vulgare chromosome 1H, MorexV3_pseudomolecules_assembly, whole genome shotgun sequence contains the following coding sequences:
- the LOC123421667 gene encoding nuclear envelope-associated protein 2-like: MAVSEKAVRPCSSSSSGLDPLLKDLTEKKLSFRRNVASLASELKDVRHKLASQEQLFTRESQTRKVAETKARSMEEEVSKLQQCLLDKDEQLNATRGITEHYLDDLDDLKSRLSVTQATAEASAASAKSAQSQCLSLLKELNEKDRSLKEHELRVNKLGEQVGLLQKDLKARELSQRQLKDDVLRIETDIMGAVSRAGSSKDNELLKVLSDVSPRNIENISKHLNTKDTEIARLRDEIRILTVHWTNKTKELESQLEKQRRTDQELKKRVLKLEFCLQESRSQIRKLQRMGEKREKQLKELKDQVAMKQPDGPRRDEDKKPFWENDTFKFVAGMSMLVVMVLAKR, from the exons ATGGCAGTTTCTGAGAAGGCGGTACGACCATGCTCATCGTCTTCGTCGGGTTTGGACCCGCTGTTGAAGGATCTTACAGAGAAGAAGCTGAGCTTTAGAAGAAACGTGGCATCTCTGGCGTCTGAGCTGAAGGATGTGAGGCACAAGCTTGCGTCCCAGGAGCAGCTGTTTACTAGGGAATCCCAAACTAGGAAG GTTGCAGAGACGAAGGCAAGGAGCATGGAGGAAGAAGTGAGTAAGCTGCAGCAATGCTTACTGGACAAAGATGAGCAGCTAAATGCAACGAGAGGCATCACCGAACAT TACCTCGATGATTTGGATGATCTTAAATCAAGACTATCAGTTACTCAAGCTACAGCGGAAGCCAGTGCTGCATCAGCCAAGTCAGCTCAGTCACAGTGCTTGTCCTTGTTGAAAGAGCTGAATGAGAAGGACCGCTCGCTGAAAGAGCACGAGCTTCGAGTTAACAAGCTTGGCGAGCAGGTAGGTCTTCTCCAGAAGGACCTGAAGGCAAGGGAACTTTCACAGAGGCAACTCAAGGATGATGTCTTAAGGATTGAGACCGACATCATGGGCGCAGTTTCCAGAGCTGGGTCTAGTAAAGATAACGAGCTGCTGAAGGTTTTATCTGATGTTTCACCAAGGAATATCGAGAATATTAGCAAGCATTTGAATACTAAGGATACAGAGATTGCCAGGCTGAGAGATGAAATCAGGATATTAACTGTTCATTGGACAAACAAAACAAAGGAACTAGAGTCACAA CTAGAGAAGCAGAGGAGAACCGACCAAGAGCTGAAAAAGAGGGTTCTAAAACTTGAATTCTGCCTTCAAGAATCACGGTCCCAAATCCGAAAACTTCAGAGG ATGGGGGAGAAGAGGGAGAAGCAGCTCAAGGAGCTCAAGGATCAGGTGGCCATGAAGCAGCCCGACGGCCCTCGCCGCGACGAAGACAAGAAGCCCTTCTGGGAGAATGATACGTTCAAGTTCGTCGCCGGCATGTCAATGCTGGTCGTGATGGTCCTCGCAAAGCGTTGA